The following are encoded together in the Erpetoichthys calabaricus chromosome 16, fErpCal1.3, whole genome shotgun sequence genome:
- the LOC114666974 gene encoding potassium channel subfamily K member 1-like → MIRRALLWYFALFLVYCGYLALGALIFSAIEEPYETHLRHEVKRWRARFLAIHPCLSAAELDSFLSSLLGASRYGVAVVGNESLPMRWDFVSALFFTSTTLTTTGFGHPAPLSAEGKVFCVVYCIFGIPLTLVFVTLSSRYALLCLRNLPLHSLQLRFPGREQVLHHVYSLILLFLLVGLVFLIPAQLFSVMEVDWSFFDSLYFCFISISTIGLGDFVPGEQGGQHRPHIYKLAIIVYLVLGLIGMYVLLDVLRGLLQLRSLYTRFLPPRPRPPHEATANEPRLSAVRRGM, encoded by the exons ATGATAAGGAGGGCTCTTCTTTGGTACTTTGCGCTGTTTCTGGTCTACTGTGGGTACTTGGCACTGGGTGCGTTAATTTTTTCGGCCATCGAGGAGCCTTACGAGACGCATCTGAGACACGAAGTCAAACGCTGGAGGGCGCGCTTCCTAGCCATTCACCCCTGCCTTTCCGCGGCCGAACTGGACTCCTTCCTGAGCTCCCTTTTGGGTGCAAGTCGATATGGGGTGGCGGTAGTGGGGAACGAGTCGCTGCCAATGCGGTGGGACTTTGTCTCGGCGCTTTTCTTCACTAGCACCACCCTTACTACAACCG GTTTTGGTCATCCAGCACCTTTGTCGGCAGAGGGAAAGGTTTTCTGTGTTGTGTATTGCATCTTTGGAATCCCACTAACGCTGGTGTTCGTCACCCTGTCGTCCCGCTACGCCCTGCTGTGCCTGCGTAACCTTCCTTTGCACAGCCTCCAGTTAAGATTCCCAGGCCGTGAGCAAGTCTTACACCATGTCTACAGCCTAATCCTGCTCTTTCTGCTTGTGGGACTCGTCTTTCTGATTCCTGCCCAGCTCTTCTCTGTCATGGAGGTGGACTGGAGCTTTTTTGATTCCCTCTACTTCTGTTTCATCTCGATTAGTACTATTGGCCTCGGGGACTTTGTTCCAGGGGAACAGGGTGGACAGCATCGGCCTCATATCTACAAGCTGGCTATCATTG TCTACCTGGTGTTGGGTCTGATTGGGATGTACGTCTTGCTAGATGTGTTAAGAGGCCTCCTGCAGTTACGCTCCTTGTACACTCGCTTCCTTCCTCCCAGGCCAAGGCCCCCTCATGAGGCCACAGCGAATGAGCCACGCCTGTCTGCAGTGCGACGTGGGATGTGA